The genomic region GGCGGTCGCTTCCATCGCGGCGCGCAGATCCTCGAGCGTCGCGTCGGTGTAGAATTCGGACGTGATGGCAATGGTCGAGTGACCGAGCTGTTTCTGCACGATGCGCAGATTGCCGGTCGCGCGCAGCGTGCGCATGCCTGTCGTATGGCGCAAATCGTGGATGCGCGCGTCAACGCCGGCCTTGGTCCAGTTCCGTTTCTTGTTTGAGGCGAAGCCGGTTGCCGTGATCGGGTAGCGCTGTCCCTTGACGATATCGCCGAGCTTGCGGCCCTTCCTGGTGCGGTTTTTCCAGGTGCGTTGTGCCTTGTAGGTGAAAACAAATTCCGGATGGTGGCCGCGCCGGCGCCAGAGGATCGCATAGGCCTCGCGCGACAGCGGAATGATCCGCGGCGTGTCGCCTTTGGTCATGACGCTGATGGTGCCGAGCTCGAAATTGACCTGCGTCCAGGTCAGCAGCAGATTTTGCCGACGCAGTCCGGTGATAATCGCGAACCGCCGCAGCTCGGCATAGTCCAGGCTCTCGACCTGGTCGATCGCGGTCTCCTCGCTGGGCAGTAGCTCGCGGACCGGACGTTTCTTCTGTTTCAGCCGATGCTTTTTCCAGGTCGGTTCCTTCGGCAAGATCGCATTCCAGTTCTCTTTCGCGCGGCGCATGACACGGCGCAGCAGATCCAGCGTGCGATTGACGGTCGACGGCGTGATCTGGCGATAGAGGATCTTGGCTTTGCCGTTGTCGACGACAGTGCGAT from Bradyrhizobium elkanii USDA 76 harbors:
- a CDS encoding tyrosine-type recombinase/integrase produces the protein MSVYQPAKSRFWHFDFQIKGYRFSGSTECESESDARAAEAEEKTRARELVAGWIAAGRGPLTLERACDRWWDEHGQHLADLKIKSALDRIVEIIGGKTLLQDIIDDTVATLVAERRKDRRRDRTVVDNGKAKILYRQITPSTVNRTLDLLRRVMRRAKENWNAILPKEPTWKKHRLKQKKRPVRELLPSEETAIDQVESLDYAELRRFAIITGLRRQNLLLTWTQVNFELGTISVMTKGDTPRIIPLSREAYAILWRRRGHHPEFVFTYKAQRTWKNRTRKGRKLGDIVKGQRYPITATGFASNKKRNWTKAGVDARIHDLRHTTGMRTLRATGNLRIVQKQLGHSTIAITSEFYTDATLEDLRAAMEATAAHQPAAPAAPKAAENKGGNE